The following coding sequences are from one Gossypium hirsutum isolate 1008001.06 chromosome A12, Gossypium_hirsutum_v2.1, whole genome shotgun sequence window:
- the LOC107927520 gene encoding LRR receptor-like serine/threonine-protein kinase GSO1, with protein MDYMKKDFSLILTILFLTCCSLASVFCQNQDLSLLLDIKRSFVQDPQNVLHDWSSQANPNFCAWTGVACGFISPANSFHVVSLNLSGFSLGGSLSPSLGRLQNLLHLDLSSNRLTGPIPTTLSNLSSLESLLLYSNQLSGPIPPQLGSFTSLRVMRIGDNELTGPIPSSFGNLVNLVTLGLASCRLTGPIPRELDQLTRLEDLVLQDNQLEGPIPPQLGNCSSLNVFTAAFNNLNGSIPAELGRLKNLQLLNLINNSLSGDLPSQLGELSQLVYLSLTGNHLEGAIPKSLANLRNLENLDLSLNKLTGGIPEELGKLSKLVYLVLSNNNLSGPIPRNICSNTSNLEHLILSEVQLLGEIPVELRLCRALKQLDLSNNTLNGSIPVELYELRELTDLYLHNNSLVGSISPSIANLSNLQTLALFHNNLEGNLPGEIGMLSKLEILYLYENRLSGDIPWEIGNCSSLKMMDFFGNRFTGEIPLTIGRLKELQLLHLRQNALVGEIPASLGNCNHLTILDLADNHLSGGIPSSFGFLQALEQLMLYNNSLEGNLPASLISLANLTRVNLSKNKMNGSIAALCSSSSLLSFDVTNNAFDGEIPEELGNSPALERLRLGKNRFIGTIPGSLGMIRELSLLDLSGNLLTGPIPGELKLCRKLSHIDLNDNSLSGVVPSWLGDLPQLGELRLSSNQFFGALSRQLFNCSKLLVLQLDGNSLNGTLLGEIGDLLSLNILNLNRNQLSGPIPTTIGKLSNLYELQLSHNGFSGDIPTELGQLKNLQSILDLSYNNLTGQIPPSIGTLSKLEALDFSHNLLLGEVPPEIGDMSSLGKLNLSHNNLQGKLSKQLSHWPAEAFEGNLNLCGSPLDGCDNLASGQQQAALSETSVVVISAIATLAAIALLVLVVTVFLKQRREYFKRGSVVNFTYSSSSSQARRRLLFHNGAAKQDYKWEDIMRATKNLSDELVIGSGGSGTIYRGELRTGETVAIKKILWKEDLLSNRSFAREIKTLGRIRHRHLVKLMGYCSNRVAGFNLLIYEYMENGSVWDWLHKQPANIKKKSLDWEARIKIAVGLAQGVEYLHHDCVPKIVHRDIKSSNVLLDSNMEAHLGDFGLAKSVAESYDSASNTESNSWFAGSYGYIAPEYAYTLKTTEKTDVYSMGIVLMELVSGKMPTDILFGVDMDMVRWVETRIQVQGSDRGELIDPALKPLLPCEESAAYQVLDIALQCTRTAAQDRPSARQATDLLVHVLNNRKLDIDKVNSGPYK; from the exons ATGGACTACATGAAAAAGGATTTCTCCCTCATCCTAACTATACTCTTTTTAACATGTTGTTCACTCGCTTCTGTTTTCTGTCAAAACCAAGATTTATCACTTCTTCTGGACATCAAGAGGTCGTTTGTTCAAGACCCTCAAAATGTTCTGCATGACTGGTCATCCCAAGCCAACCCCAATTTCTGTGCTTGGACCGGAGTCGCTTGTGGCTTCATCTCCCCCGCCAACTCCTTCCATGTTGTCAGTCTAAACCTTTCTGGATTCTCGCTGGGTGGCTCCCTGTCACCCTCGCTCGGCCGTTTGCAAAACCTACTCCACCTTGATCTTTCCTCTAACCGCCTTACGGGTCCCATCCCAACCACCCTCTCTAACCTTTCTTCCTTGGAATCTTTGCTTCTATACTCAAACCAACTCTCTGGACCCATCCCACCTCAGCTGGGTTCATTCACCAGCCTCCGAGTCATGCGAATTGGTGACAATGAACTCACTGGTCCCATTCCTTCCTCGTTTGGAAACCTTGTCAACCTGGTCACCCTCGGCCTAGCCTCATGCCGTCTCACAGGCCCGATTCCCCGTGAGCTGGATCAGCTCACCAGACTTGAGGACTTGGTTCTGCAGGATAACCAACTTGAGGGCCCTATCCCACCTCAGCTTGGCAACTGTTCAAGCCTCAACGTATTCACCGCGGCTTTCAACAACCTTAACGGATCCATCCCCGCGGAATTGGGTCGTCTCAAGAACCTTCAACTTCTAAATTTGATTAACAACAGTCTTTCGGGTGATTTGCCCAGCCAACTGGGTGAACTGAGCCAACTCGTTTATCTCAGTTTAACGGGGAACCATCTTGAAGGCGCAATCCCAAAGTCATTGGCCAACTTGCGCAATCTTGAGAATCTTGATTTGTCGCTAAACAAGCTCACAGGCGGCATTCCCGAAGAACTAGGCAAGTTGAGTAAGCTGGTGTACTTGGTTCTGTCAAACAACAATCTTTCAGGTCCAATACCAAGAAATATATGTTCCAATACTAGCAATTTGGAGCATCTGATCCTTTCAGAGGTTCAACTTTTGGGTGAAATCCCAGTAGAATTGAGACTCTGTAGAGCTTTGAAGCAGCTTGATTTGTCCAACAACACTCTGAATGGATCAATACCAGTTGAGCTTTATGAGCTGCGTGAATTGACCGATCTGTATCTCCACAACAACAGCTTGGTCGGTTCGATTTCTCCATCCATAGCGAACCTCAGCAACTTGCAGACACTTGCTCTGTTTCACAACAATTTAGAGGGAAATCTGCCTGGAGAAATAGGAATGCTGAGTAAACTTGAAATCTTGTATCTATATGAAAATCGGCTATCTGGAGACATCCCTTGGGAGATTGGTAATTGTTCAAGCCTGAAAATGATGGACTTCTTTGGCAATCGTTTCACAGGGGAGATCCCCCTTACTATTGGCAGGCTGAAGGAGCTGCAGCTGCTTCATCTAAGGCAAAATGCGCTTGTGGGTGAAATTCCAGCCTCACTGGGTAACTGCAATCACCTAACCATCCTGGACTTAGCAGACAATCACCTATCTGGCGGCATTCCCTCGAGTTTCGGATTCCTTCAAGCCCTGGAGCAGCTCATGCTTTACAATAATTCACTTGAAGGTAATCTCCCCGCTTCATTGATCAGTTTAGCCAACCTAACTAGAGTCAATCTCTCCAAAAACAAAATGAATGGCAGCATTGCTGCATTGTGTAGTTCGAGTTCTTTGCTTTCCTTCGATGTAACAAACAATGCATTCGATGGTGAAATTCCTGAGGAGCTGGGTAATTCACCTGCTCTTGAGAGACTAAGATTAGGCAAAAACAGATTCATTGGAACAATCCCTGGATCATTGGGCATGATTCGTGAATTGTCACTATTAGACCTCTCAGGTAATTTGCTCACTGGACCTATTCCAGGTGAGCTCAAGTTGTGCAGAAAATTGAGTCATATCGATTTAAATGATAACTCGCTTTCCGGAGTGGTACCGTCATGGCTTGGCGATTTGCCTCAACTCGGAGAGCTTAGGCTCTCCTCCAATCAGTTTTTTGGGGCTCTTTCTCGACAACTTTTTAATTGTTCCAAGCTGTTGGTACTGCAACTTGATGGCAACTCACTTAATGGAACTCTCCTTGGTGAAATAGGTGATCTGTTGTCTCTTAATATACTCAACCTCAACAGAAACCAACTTTCTGGACCCATTCCTACAACCATAGGCAAGCTAAGCAACCTATATGAGCTACAGCTCTCACACAACGGCTTCAGTGGTGATATACCAACTGAGCTTGGACAACTTAAGAATCTCCAAAGCATTCTAGACCTCAGTTACAACAACCTCACCGGACAAATCCCACCTTCTATCGGAACACTATCCAAGCTCGAAGCCCTTGATTTTTCTCACAATTTACTCCTGGGAGAAGTCCCTCCTGAAATTGGTGACATGAGCAGCTTGGGGAAGCTAAATCTCTCCCACAACAATCTCCAAGGCAAATTAAGCAAACAATTGTCACACTGGCCAGCTGAAGCATTTGAAGGGAACTTAAATCTTTGTGGCAGCCCTCTTGATGGTTGCGACAACCTTGCATCCGGCCAACAGCAAGCAGCCCTGAGCGAAACATCCGTGGTGGTGATATCAGCAATTGCAACACTAGCGGCAATTGCTCTGCTGGTGCTGGTAGTAACCGTCTTCTTGAAACAAAGGAGAGAATATTTCAAGAGAGGCAGTGTGGTGAACTTCACCTACTCTTCCAGTTCTTCCCAAGCTAGGAGAAGGCTACTCTTCCATAATGGGGCTGCTAAGCAAGACTACAAATGGGAAGACATCATGCGAGCCACAAAAAACCTAAGTGATGAGTTAGTCATTGGCTCTGGGGGGTCTGGAACGATCTACAGAGGTGAATTACGGACTGGAGAAACGGTGGCCATCAAAAAGATTCTATGGAAGGAGGATCTTCTATCGAATAGAAGTTTCGCAAGGGAGATTAAGACACTTGGGAGGATAAGGCACAGGCATTTAGTGAAGTTGATGGGGTATTGTAGCAACAGAGTGGCCGGCTTCAATCTCCTGATATACGAGTACATGGAGAATGGAAGTGTGTGGGATTGGCTGCATAAGCAGCCGGCGAATATCAAGAAGAAGAGCCTTGATTGGGAGGCTAGGATAAAGATTGCGGTGGGATTAGCGCAAGGGGTTGAGTACCTCCATCATGACTGCGTGCCCAAGATTGTTCACAGGGACATCAAATCAAGCAATGTGTTGCTAGATTCTAACATGGAAGCGCATTTGGGAGATTTCGGGCTAGCAAAATCAGTTGCTGAGAGTTATGACTCAGCCTCCAACACAGAATCAAATTCATGGTTTGCGGGGTCTTACGGCTATATTGCGCCAG AGTATGCTTATACGCTCAAGACAACCGAGAAGACTGACGTTTACAGTATGGGCATTGTGCTGATGGAGCTTGTCAGCGGGAAAATGCCAACTGATATCCTTTTTGGTGTAGACATGGACATGGTAAGATGGGTGGAGACGCGTATCCAAGTGCAAGGTTCAGATCGTGGGGAACTCATAGATCCAGCGTTGAAACCGCTCTTACCTTGCGAGGAATCTGCCGCATATCAGGTGCTTGACATAGCCCTGCAGTGCACCAGAACGGCCGCACAAGATAGGCCATCTGCCCGTCAAGCCACGGATCTCCTCGTTCATGTATTGAACAACAGGAAGTTGGATATTGACAAGGTGAACTCCGGGCCCTACAAGTGA